From the genome of Halobacteriovorax marinus SJ:
TTCAAAAAAATGGTAGCCTTATAAAAGGTCAAACTAAGGCCCTAAAGATTAAGGTCTTAGGTAAAGAATATTGGGTATTAGACGACAGGCCAGTAACTCTTAGAATCAATGGAAAGAAAGTCTCATTTGTTCTAGATAAGGAAATTCTCACTCTCCCATTTGAATTTATTCTTACAAAATTTAAAATGGAAAAAGATCCTGGAACAAATAAGCCGGCCAGTTACGAGTCATTTGTTAAATTATTTACAGACAAAGGTCCGAGTGACCATCATATTTTCATGAATAACCCTCTTAAGCATGCTGGTTTTACATTTTACCAAGCAAGTTATTCTCAAGACCCTGAGACAGGTGTCTATAGTTCAACATTGAGTGTGAATGTTGATCAGGGAAGATTTCTTAAGTACCTAGGTTCGCTATTTCTAGTCTTAGGGGCCATGGCACATTACTTCTTAAATAAGAGAAAGCTTAAGAAGACAGAGAGTTCAGACATTTTAAACCTAGAGTAAATCTAGACGGAGAATACATAATGAAGGCGATACTAAGTCTACTTACTATTTTAATTTCACTTAATTCATTTGCAATTGAGCAGCACTTCTGTGACCAATCTTTAGAGTCATTGCCAATTAGGCAAGATGGTCGTGTAAAACCACTTAAAGTCCACGCTAGCGAGATGCTTAAATACCTAACTGGTAAAACAAAGTATGAAGGACTCTCTTCAACAATTACTTTTTGTCTCGTCTCTTTAAAGGGAATGGGAATTCCAACAGAAGTAGATTTAAAGACTAATATTGAACACGTTGATTTAATAAAAACTTTAGAGCTTAAAGATGGTGAGCATAGAGTTAGCTTCGAAAAGCTAGAAGAAGAAATGGCCATTATCAGAAGCGAGTGGCAAAAAGCAAAAGAGCACAGTAGCTATAAGAAGTCGCTCTCTTCAGTTTTAAATAAAATCAATCTCTATAAAGACATTAAAACTGCCAATAATTGGTTAGTTCCTCTAGTGAATTCAAAAGATGATGTTGCTTGGCTCCCAGTTGGAGCGTACCTAACAGAGGAGAAAGTTCTAGCTGCTAAAGAAACTAGTGACAGACCATTTTTAAAAGTTCTTAAAGACTCCGAAGAACAATATGAAAAAATTGTCGATAAAGATTTTCTTATTGAGTTAACTTACGTCAATATGCAATTGCCAGTGGTCGCCCTTATTTTAACTTTCTGTGGCCTGATCACGATGACACTATTTAGAAAGTTTCATATTGCCCTAGTTTTCGCTGTTCTTACTGTTGTAGTTCAAACAGCGATATTGGCCTTTAGAGTTCATATCTCAGGAAGGGCCCCTATTACTAATATGTATGAAACAGTTCTCTTCTCTGGTTACGGTGCCCTTATTCTAGCGCTAGTAATTGGACACTTTAAGAAAGAGAAGATCTACGTCTTCGTAGGTCTTGCTTATAATGTGTGTACACTCTTAATGCTAAACTTTGCAGGAGGAATGCTCTCGAGTTCAATTTCACCACTCGTTCCTGTACTGAGAGATAATTTTTGGCTCTCAACACACGTAACAACAATTATCCTCTCATATGGAGCACTTGCACTTAGTTGGGTTCTCTCAAATACAGTTCTTATTCGTAAGAAGTTCTTCTTCATGAGTCCTGCCGATGAGAGATACTATAGTGAACTTGTCTATACTTGCTTAAAGTATGGAACGATTATGTTGGCCGCAGGTATTATCCTCGGTGGTGTTTGGGCAGATTATTCTTGGGGAAGATTTTGGGGATGGGACCCGAAAGAAACTTGGTCTCTTATTGTTCTTTGTCTCTATATGGCAATTCTCCATGGAAAGTATACGAACTGGATTCCACATAATAGATTCTTCCTATTAGTGGCCGCTGCATTTATGAGTGTTATGATGGCATGGTTTGGCGTGAATTACATTCTCGCAACAGGTCTACACTCTTATGGTTTCAGTGAAGGTGGAGCTATTTTCTTAGGTTCATTCTTTGCAGTACAGACATTGGTTCTTCTACTGACATTTTCAAATTTCAATATCAAAAAGGAAGACGGACCAAATGCTTAATATTGCCAATATTAGTAAAAATCAGGGAGGGGAAACTCTCTACTCTAAAGTGAACTTCCAAATTAATCCGGGAGAGAAAGTTGGTCTCGTTGGACCAAATGGTGCAGGTAAGTCTACCCTCTTTAGAATGATCATTGGAGAAGATCGCCCAGATGAAGGTCAGATCTCAATTCCAGATAAGCTTAGAATTTCATACTTCTCCCAAAGTGTTGGAGAGATGAAGGGACGCACGGCCCTAGAAGAAGTTGTCGAAGGTGATGAAAGCATCGCTAAGATGAAGGTCAAATTAAGAGAGTTTGAAGAGAAGCTCTGTGATCCAGACTTAGATCCAGACGAGATGAATAAGATCCTCGATCGAATGGGTGAAGTTCAAACAGACTTTGAAAAAGTCGGTGGATATGATCTTGAAACAAGAGCTGAGGAAATTCTCTCAGGTCTAGGTGTACATCCAGAAGATCATCACAAGAAGGTTGAAGACTTTAGTGGTGGTTGGAAAATGAGAATCGCACTGGCAAAAGTTCTGGTGACTAACCCTGATCTCATTATCATGGATGAGCCTACCAATTACCTAGATATGGAAACAATTCTTTGGCTAGAAGAATGGCTTAAGAATTATAAAGGCTCTGTCTTTATGACAACTCACGATAGAGACTTTATGAATAATGTTGTTAAAAAGATTGTTGAAATTAATCACAAGAGAGTGACAACATATACAGGAAATTATGATTTCTACGTACGTGAAAGTGCAATTAGACTAGAGCAACTCAAATCAGAGCATAAGAGACAACAAGATATGCTCGCTAAAGAAGAAGAGTTTATCGCAAAATTTAAAGCACGTGCCTCTCACGCAGCTCAAGTACAGTCTAGAGTTAAAAAACTAGAAAAAATAGATCGAATCGAACTTCCACCAGAGGAAGAGAATATCAGCTTTGATTTCCCTAAACCTCCTAGAGGAAGTGATGATGTAGTTATCATTAAAGAATTAGCAAAGAACTGGAATAACTCTAAAGGAGAAGAGATTAATGTCTTCAGTGGTCTAACCACAACGATTAATCGTCTTCAAAAAATTGCCGTTGTCGGAGTTAACGGTGCTGGTAAGTCTACTCTATTAAAATGTATTTGCGATCAAACAAAACCATCAAGTGGCGAAGTGAAGCTAGGACCAAGTATTAATCTTGGATATTTTAGTCAATTCTCACTCGATGTTCTAAAGGCCGAGAATAGTGTTTTAGAGGAAGTTCAATCAAATTTACCTCAAGCAAGTGATGGCTACCTAAGAAACTTATTAGCTGCCTTCCTCTTTAGAGGTGATGATGTTCACAAGAAAATTAAATATCTCTCAGGTGGAGAGAAGAGTCGACTTGTACTAGCAGTTATCTTCTCTACTAATAATAATCTTCTCGTCCTAGATGAGCCTACCAACCACTTAGATATTGCTTCAAGAGAAGTTCTCATGAGTGCACTAAAGAAGTTTGAAGGTACAGTTATCTTTGTTTCTCACGATAGACACTTTCTCCATGAGTTAACAGACGAAGTTTTAGAAGTTGATAAGGGTGGGATTACAAAGTATCCAGGAAATTATCAATACTACCTAGACAAGAAAGCATCTCTTTAAAAGAGATGCTCTAATTGTTCAACATAGCGAGTATCTTTCATTCCTACTAAGACATAGTCAATCTGGTAAGAGAGATACTTCTCTATTAGCCTAACCTGTAATGGAGCCTCACCATCTTCGATTAGACCTGCACTAATGGCCTGAGACTCAAAGTCCTTTGCCATCTCGTTCATATTATTTCTCGCGTAATTGAGAGAGACATCGTAGAGGTCATAGAATGGGCCACTCTCTTTTGCCGAGAGGTCTCCTCCCCATACTCTAGCAACAAATGGAAAGAAATGAGAGAAATAAACTTGGTCTACCCCATCAGGTGTTCTGGTATTATTCCAAAGATCATTGAATTGCTTAATCAGTGGAAGATTATATATCGACTCATCAGGCTCTTCCTCTTTAAACTTCTTTTCAAGGATCATCATAGCATTCACGAAGACTTTCTGTGCTACAGACTCTTCGATAAGTGGATGAGTTTTATCGTAAGTAGCTAGCCTTACTAAAGACTCTCCCTTAAAGGCATTCAAAGGTCTATTGACCATAACTTTTAAATCAAATCCCTTTGCCTTATTTAATAAACTCAGGCCATCATACCAAGCTTCTAGCGCATCAATTTCGATCATATTAAAAGGAAATTGAATATGTGTGAAATGATGACTAGAGCTCACTTTCTGAGCACACTCCATCACTCTTTCAATATGAGTTATTTTTGGATCTTCAGGAGAGAGAATAAAATTATTTGAACTTATGCCGTAAGATCCAATTAGTCCTTCACTAACGAGGGCCTCTAGTTCAAAGAAGGCCTTCTCTATTCTCTTATAGTAATCATCTTGATTTGCACCTTCTTCGTAGAAGTAATACTCAGGATTGTGTAAGAGGTAGACATCAATTTTCTCAACCTCTAGACGAGAGAGACTTAATTGAACTTGGTTCCGAATAAAATCTGGGTGAATCGAGTGCCAAAGACCATCGTTAACTTTTACTAAATCTTCGCTGGCCTGCCCAATACTATTGAGTTCTTCAACGACTTTAATATTTTCACCCTGAATATAACCTACTTTAGAAACAATAATTGGTTTATGATCTGCTTTTTTCAATACCTGAGCAATTAACTTCTCACTCTCGCCACCAGTATAATTTGATGAAGTATCAATTAGAGAACAACCTT
Proteins encoded in this window:
- a CDS encoding aldo/keto reductase, producing the protein MPVGFGAYRVTHHSTDHFDALLSAVNKGCSLIDTSSNYTGGESEKLIAQVLKKADHKPIIVSKVGYIQGENIKVVEELNSIGQASEDLVKVNDGLWHSIHPDFIRNQVQLSLSRLEVEKIDVYLLHNPEYYFYEEGANQDDYYKRIEKAFFELEALVSEGLIGSYGISSNNFILSPEDPKITHIERVMECAQKVSSSHHFTHIQFPFNMIEIDALEAWYDGLSLLNKAKGFDLKVMVNRPLNAFKGESLVRLATYDKTHPLIEESVAQKVFVNAMMILEKKFKEEEPDESIYNLPLIKQFNDLWNNTRTPDGVDQVYFSHFFPFVARVWGGDLSAKESGPFYDLYDVSLNYARNNMNEMAKDFESQAISAGLIEDGEAPLQVRLIEKYLSYQIDYVLVGMKDTRYVEQLEHLF
- a CDS encoding ABC-F family ATP-binding cassette domain-containing protein codes for the protein MLNIANISKNQGGETLYSKVNFQINPGEKVGLVGPNGAGKSTLFRMIIGEDRPDEGQISIPDKLRISYFSQSVGEMKGRTALEEVVEGDESIAKMKVKLREFEEKLCDPDLDPDEMNKILDRMGEVQTDFEKVGGYDLETRAEEILSGLGVHPEDHHKKVEDFSGGWKMRIALAKVLVTNPDLIIMDEPTNYLDMETILWLEEWLKNYKGSVFMTTHDRDFMNNVVKKIVEINHKRVTTYTGNYDFYVRESAIRLEQLKSEHKRQQDMLAKEEEFIAKFKARASHAAQVQSRVKKLEKIDRIELPPEEENISFDFPKPPRGSDDVVIIKELAKNWNNSKGEEINVFSGLTTTINRLQKIAVVGVNGAGKSTLLKCICDQTKPSSGEVKLGPSINLGYFSQFSLDVLKAENSVLEEVQSNLPQASDGYLRNLLAAFLFRGDDVHKKIKYLSGGEKSRLVLAVIFSTNNNLLVLDEPTNHLDIASREVLMSALKKFEGTVIFVSHDRHFLHELTDEVLEVDKGGITKYPGNYQYYLDKKASL
- a CDS encoding cytochrome c biogenesis protein — translated: MKAILSLLTILISLNSFAIEQHFCDQSLESLPIRQDGRVKPLKVHASEMLKYLTGKTKYEGLSSTITFCLVSLKGMGIPTEVDLKTNIEHVDLIKTLELKDGEHRVSFEKLEEEMAIIRSEWQKAKEHSSYKKSLSSVLNKINLYKDIKTANNWLVPLVNSKDDVAWLPVGAYLTEEKVLAAKETSDRPFLKVLKDSEEQYEKIVDKDFLIELTYVNMQLPVVALILTFCGLITMTLFRKFHIALVFAVLTVVVQTAILAFRVHISGRAPITNMYETVLFSGYGALILALVIGHFKKEKIYVFVGLAYNVCTLLMLNFAGGMLSSSISPLVPVLRDNFWLSTHVTTIILSYGALALSWVLSNTVLIRKKFFFMSPADERYYSELVYTCLKYGTIMLAAGIILGGVWADYSWGRFWGWDPKETWSLIVLCLYMAILHGKYTNWIPHNRFFLLVAAAFMSVMMAWFGVNYILATGLHSYGFSEGGAIFLGSFFAVQTLVLLLTFSNFNIKKEDGPNA